gTAGGTCAGGgagtcaggggaggagaggtcagGGTTAGGTCAGAGATAGGAGCGGGAGGATATAGGACAGAGGTGTAGGATGGGATAGATCGGGTGTGCGGGGAGGATTAGATACAGGTGTGGGTGGAGGATAGGTCAGGGGTAGGGGTGCGAGGATAAGGCTCAGGTGAGTATCGTAGGGGAGGGAGATAGGTTCAGGGGGTAGGGGAGGGAGGATAGTCgggatggggagggggagggaggatagGTCAGGGGCggtaggaggagaggataggTCAGGGGTAGGAGGGTGGAGGACTAGGTCAGGTGGAGtgaggagggggggagaagagggaCTAGGTCAGGGGTAGGAGGGGGAGGATAGGTCAGGGGTAGAGGGGGAGGATAGGTCAGGGTATGGAGGGGAGGTAGGATATAGGTTCAGGGGGGTGGCGAGGGATATgtcaggggggaggagggagaaagaagagatggaaggaaaagagagagagaacacttccAAAGTTTAAGGTGAAGAGTTGCATGGGGTGAATGAAGTATGTCTACAGGCGTGAGGAGAATAAACGGGTCATTGCTCTTGTGGgccagaagaagaggagagggataaTGACTGTATTTTGTTTGGTGAAGAGCTTTGCCTTGGCCCTACCACCTGCATATACTACAAACAACATGGCCGCCTGTCTGACCTGTGACCTTTTCCATCCCGCAGGTGGTGAAAGCCTATGACCACCACGAGCAGGAGTGGGTGGCCATCAAGATCATCAAGAACAGAAAGCCTTCTTGAACCAGGCCCAGATAGAGCTGCGACTGCTGGAGCTCATGAACAAACATGACACCGAGATGAAGTACTACAtaggtgaggacacacacacacactctgctttaAGCCCCCACTTATGATCTAACACTATTGCATTGTATACCATCTACTAAAATGAATTCATACTGTGCCTCTTTGACGTCACATGCAACCTGCTCCACATTTAACGTCTCAATTGAAATATAGACCAATGCCCTACTTCTCATATCCCTATGTATAAATATCATGCTACATACATATCAATCCAGTAGCCTTCGCAATGATAAACCTGTCACAGAATCACCTCTACCTCACTAAGCTCCTATAGCGCTGAGCGAGGTGATTGACACACAATAATATAAAAATAGATGGCATTTATATGGCCGAGCTGTTTCCATGTGGTCAAAGCACCTTGCTCTCCACTCCAAGGGCACACTGTCACTCTGGAAGTCACCTCAACCACTACCCATGTAGAGCAGTGCACCCAGATAGGTTACTGCAGTATACCGCTTCCCCTACtaacctccctcctcttccctcctctccgccTCTAGTCCACCTGAAGAGGCACTTCATGTTCCGGAACCACCTGTGCCTGGTGTTCGAGCTACTCTCCTACAACCTGTACGACCTCCTGCGCAACACCAACTTCCGCGGCGTCTCTCTCAACCTGACCAGGAAGTTTGCCCAGCAGCTGTGCACGGCGCTGCTGTTCCTGGCCACGCCCGAGCTCAGCATCATCCACTGCGACCTCAAGCCCGAGAACATCCTGCTGTGCAACCCCAAGCGCAGCGCCATCAAGATCGTGGACTTCGGCAGCTCCTGTCAACTAGGCCAGAGGGTGAGGAGACTAGCTGACTAACCAAGCACAGAGATATAGAAGACCCTAATGAACCCAATGCATGTGCTGGGTGGGGGtcagggggggcgggggggggggtgaggagagaaCACCATTGggttaggagagagggagaagcaaggGGAGGAAGGACTACACCTTACCAAgcacatcaatatacacagtcCACTCCTGGAATCAGTGCATTGCAGTTCACCACTCCCAATGGATCCTATGTGAATTGTTCTGGGTATCTGCATGCTGCTGTGTATTATATTTAAGATCGACCTAAACCAATGCATACATCAGCAGTCGAKTGTGGTTTATATAGTAGGCCCTTAATGCACGCTATATACCCTCTAGATGCTGGGGGGGAGGTTGGGTAGAGAAGAAAattggggcagggagagaggagggagctgttgggggggatagagagagagatgccggGGAAGGGAGGAAATGGTAGAGGTAGAATGAATAAGAGACAGCATTTTGTACACCAGATAAATGTTCATTGTATATTAACCTTTTCTGAAACATTGTATTATTTGTCTGCTAATGCCTCTGGATAtctcaggaagagagagaagagaagggtggGGTagacggatggatggatggatggatggatgagggagAGAATAGCCCAGATGATGATTTCGTCTCTCCGTTTCAAAAGAGAATGAGCTCAGTTTTCTGCAGAGGGTAAATAGACATGGAGAGGGAAGCTATGGAGGGAGGACGTTGCCAGGTTGAATAGGAACTGGCATTCACAGCACGTCTTTGAGGACTCTTGGGAAGATGAGGAAATGGGCCTCACTACAGTGCTCAAGTATAGAATCCCAGCGGCTCTGCTGCACCCAGTTTAGATATTTCTACTCAGCTTGGCCTGCCCCCGTGTGGACGAACGGTGTCACTGCACCACTTCCACCATTCTGTCTCCCTCCACCAGTGAGTGTGCTCTAATTTAGATTAGAAATGTTATTAAAGGGACACAGCTCTGTTCTTCTGTAACCAACATACTGGAGCTAATACCTCTATCTTTTGTCATCACATTTTCTCCCCTCGTCTttctatctcgctctcttctttggtaatatattttatttctttacctcacccctacctgtccatccctcctctgtcttctctccctttctccctaccttcttctctccctctctacctctttttGTTTCTTATATCACCTCATTCTGTCCCTCCGTCTTCTCCTCCACCACAGATCTACCAGTACATCCAGAGTCGGTTCTACAGATCTCCGGAGGTGTTACTGGGCATGCCCTACGACCTGGCCATTGACATGTGGTCCCTGGGCTGCATCCTGGTGGAGATGCACACGGGAGAACCCCTCTTCAGCGGCTCCAACGAGGTAGGCTGTGAGAACACACACAGRATTGGGTGTCGATGCKGAATTTGCCCCTGACCTGTCCTGTTGTTTCTRTCTCTCCAGGTGGATCAGATGAATAAGATAGTGGAGGTACTGGGGGTCCCTCCCAACCACATGCTGGATCAGGCTCCCAAAGCACGGAAGTACTTTGACAAGCTGTCCGACGGTCTGTGGACTGTCAAGAAGAACAAGGACATAAAGAAGGTACTTTACCCCTCGGCCTCCGTGAGTAAAACTCTGCTCTTACTTAATCTTCTCATCTCATCTCCGAACCACATCCCTCCTGTCACTCACAACGCAGTAGGTTCAAGTTCCCCTGTCACCCCACAGATCTTGAATCAGATTACCTTGCTCTTACCCCCAAACCTAAACTTAACTGCTAGGGGGATTGAAAGATATTTGACCCAAGTGTCAGTGGTTAGAGGCAACTTCTCAACAAACCTCTTACTTGTATTAACCATTCACCcgtagatggagaaagagagatgggtagAAAACCGAGGTGGAGAAGGAAGGGGTGGAGGGTTAGCTTGATATTGGAAAGTAGTTTGTGCAAAAGAGGTATTTTCTCCCTTTTCTCATTTCTAACCTAAACTCCCACTCTTAGGAAGGAGATCTGAGTCCTCAGCATCTTCCTCCAGTCATCATCATCTAAACCGTAAACTCCTCGTCATATAGCTTTCTCTAATTGTCTAAAAAGGTCCTTATCGTTCCATTATTCTGTGTGTATCAGAAGCATTACATAGCCCTTAATAAGATAGAGGGATGAGATGAAGGAGCAGTGGAGGCAGGTGAAAGGTAGAGGTTGAACAAAGGGAGAGGCCTGGGTTACGTTggaggtgagagaaagagggggagaaaagtTTGGATCAGATGTTAATTKACTTTGTCCAAAAGGGATTGGAGATGGTGGGGGATCAGCCATCTCACCCCAGAGGCAGGCACACCTGGGTGGGTGTGTGAGCACGGGTTTACACCTATGGGTGTTGCCATGAATTTTCACTAGACGATTAGGGGTTAAGTGAATGATATAGTGCAGGATAAGACAACTTATTGTTAGTTTTAGGACTAGGAGCTGATGGTCTTTAGAAGGGAGACCATGTAAGGATACATGTTGGAGGTCTCATTCATTCCAGCTTCTCATCACTGGCTTGgtgttatgtaaataaagtagACCGAATAGTAAGTCTATCCATTCATAATATGCATTCTACTGACCATCAACCATTTCACCGTCATAACAACATGCATGCTTGCATGTGTGAAATTCAACCATAATAATAACTAAAAGTCACTAAAACTGCCTCGAAGAAAATGAGAATTCAACAGTGTTTCTCTGCACCTCCCCACATCCATATTCTCtgttctcccccttctctctctcactctatccccCTCTTCAGGAGTACAAGCCTCCTGCGACGCGGCGGCTCCATGAGATCRTGGGGGTGGAGACCGGGGGTCCTGGCGGGAGGCGGGGCGGAGAGCAGGGGCACGCTCCCTGCGACTACCTGAAGTTCAAGGACCTGATCCTGCGCATGCTGGACTACGACCCCAAGACGCGCATCACYCCCTTCTACGCGCTGCAGCACAACTTCTTCAAGAAGACGACGGACGAGGGCACCAACACCAGCAGCTCCACCTCCACCAGCCCGGCCATGGACCACAGccactccacctccaccaccagcTCCGTCTCCAGCTCCGGTACGGGACACAGCAGTTAGTATACAGTATACCCTTACCATAAGCCACAGTCACAGTCCACTGCATGGGGAAACATCTAGCAGAAACCACTGCAGAGGTCAAACCTCAATAGAGAACTAAGCATTGGCAGCCAAATTTGATCCCATATTACCACTGCAGTGTTTCCCCCCAGATAATTCTCTCCTATGTTTGTGAAAAACACCAAGATTTCCTTAGATTGAGAGCTATTGAAAGTCCATTGAAGCCATGTTGGTTAGTACCGTAAAGGATCTTGTCTGGGAGATCCCTCCCACCTACATAGTCTTCGGGGGAACACTGCAGTCTACTGCGTCATAGTGATGGTTGTTCAATGTTACATCTCAGCCAGCCCCTACAGCCCCTCACTCTCTGCAACAGCTACACAGTCTCCATAGAAACAAGCTCCTAGTRACTTCAGCCGCAGCTCAGTCCCTACAGCCTGCAGCACACCGTCACCATAGCAACAGCTCAGCCTCAGCGGCCTCTCCTCTGCCACAGCTACAGCTCCCATTCACCATGGCAACAGCTAGTCACCTTAGCTACAGCACCATGTTCAGCAGCTCAGCAACAGGTTATGTTCCCAGCAGTGATGGACTGTCAGTATGTTGACGTAACACAACTATTGTGTATTCTGACTGACCGAGTGTCTCCTCCCCTACTCCGTCTCCTCCCCTACTCCCTCTGTCCAGGTGGATCTAGCGGTTCTTCCAATGACAACCGGAATTACCGGTATAGTAACCGGTACTACAACAGTGCAGTTACTCACTCAGACTATGAGATGCAGAGTCCACAGGTGAGCGGTTTAAATCTGACCTCACTCTGATGTCTCAGATCTCATCACATGGAACAACATGTTCTTCCTCTATACCAGCTGGAACTGACATttgtatgatgtactgtagatTCTGCATTCTCTGTTTCTAACGAtgacctctcttcctcccccccgcTGCCAAGGCTCCATCTCAGCAGCAGCTACGCCTCTGGCCGGGTGGAGAGGGGGGCATGGGTCCCCTGTCCAACAGCGGCAGTAGCGTTGGCGACCCCCCATATCCCCAGCTGCTGCTGCACAAGCCGGCGGCCACGCAGCACTCGCGCCACTTCCTGGGAGGCYGCGGCGTCGGGGGCATGATGGAACCACACCACCCGCACCCCATCTACGGCGGTCACCACGGCAACGGGCGGGGCCTGCGGCAGACTGGGCAGGGGAACCAGCCCCAGGGCCAGGCTTCACAGGGCCAGCCCCTGATGCCCATCTCCTCCCCACAGATGCCGGACAGCATCGAGCTCAgcctcacacaccaccaccatctgGGTCAGTCTTCCATCATGCCGCCCCCATCCAGCTTGGACTCCAGCCAGTACGGCTCCTCCAACCTCCACCTGGGCCTCTCTGCCTTTCGGACTAGGACGGTCATGGCCCCCCAGCCGCCCCCCGCCGGCTCCCAGCAACAGTTGGCCCAGCCCCCAGCCTCTCAGGACAGCTTGGTCGCTGCCTCCGGGCTTGGATACATCCCCCCATGCTACCCGggcagtaacaacaataacaaccctCCCCAGGGTAGTGTGGTCGGGGGCGGGATGCTCACCGGGGGGCCCCCACCCAGGGGAGTAGGGGGCGGCGGGGGGAGGCCGGACTCTGAGGAGTCCACCATGATGGGTGTGTGCGGCAGTGGAGGCGGTGGTGGTCAGAACGCGGCCAACTCTTGATAAATCTTGAACAAATTCCAAAAGCCATACAATTTTAACAACGACAACATTACAATTTCAACAcgcatacatatacattatacacACTTGAGTTTGAAACAAATACggccacacatacagagacaaacTTATGAAATATCAAAGGAATTTAGTTTTGTTTTGCATGGGAGAAGGTCGAGGGAGAGTAAGAGAGGCTTTGAAACCATTTTTATCCTTTTTTCagtttctttgtttttcttttgttgaaGGAAAGAAACGGGGCTCAGTAGTTGGAATGGAAAGTTTCAGataagtttgttttattgttattaatattatattatttgatTTTATGTGATTTAAGGAAAGGTTTGCAGCGAGATTTTTGTTGTTTGGGTTGTATTTTGGAATGAAGACCGCAAAAGTAAATGAATGGTTTGAAAAGTGGTAATTGTTGGTTAAGAAGCGGGAGGCACGAGAGAATACCCTTATGCTATTTTTAacatcttttttattttctttgtttttgtttagtttttctaaAGTCTAGGTTTAAttgtacatgttttatttattaaacatcACTACATGAGGAGGGTAAGCGGGGAGATCGGAAGAGCGCTAAATTGAGAGGtggtttatttattcattttaatttatacagggtttttttctttgttttttgctgATGGACAGAAAACACTTGTGCatacacagagaaacaaacaaactAGGGTCTTTTTAGTTTGTTTTTCAGTTCAGTATATCTCAcccccgaaacacacacacacacttttgttacatttttttttatgtttccaATCTTCTATCGCTTGACACTGGCTTATATATCTGAAACTATGAAACAGatcatagaaataaaatgaaGCAAATGACAAAAACCGTAGTCACCACACAGTGAGAAACTATACGATGAGGAGGCTGAAACATTTGACGAAGTGAGAGGCTttcaagaggagagggggagcagaaCTTCTTCACAAAAGGAGGAAGTGATTCAAGaacgaaaaacaacaaaacattttgccACAAGGAAAACCAAAATGCTTccctgttgtttaaaaaaaaaaaatgtctgccttCTACTTCAACATCTAACCATCTAACCAGACTCTttcaccctctttctctgtctttctttctgtcttttcttATTCACTTTTGTTTTGGACCATAAACTACAGAAATGTAACACACATTTTGGGTTGGAGTAACTGGATATGCTAAGCCAaatcttgctcgctctctctgtctcgctctcttctcctctgccccATTTTTCTGttggaaggaggggggaggggggcaatatATAGCAGGAGGGAGGAGTACATACTAATGAGGGGACACTTTCATGCCCTCCTTACCCCTACAGCCCCAGTGACTGACTTCTCTggcctcttttctttctcctgtcttttttctccccttccctccctccttcacgaCACTCTGTGAGTGCTGTTTGCCATCAAGTCAAAAAAAAAGTGAACTACTTCTCTCTCGGCTGCTATCTACACTTTCAACCATGTTCGGATTGCTGCtaaagaaaacagacagacagataaataaataaaaatgaaacttTTTAACCCTCCTGCTTCAGAAAAAATGGAAAAATAAACCACTGCATCTCATGTATTTATTACTATTTAACAAGAAAAAGAAAAGGTAAAAATtaacctgttttctgttttttgtttggttGCCTTCCTGCTGGTGAAAGTTGGGCATTGACTAAATGTAACAGTTAAAGGTGTTATTAAAACACTCTTAGTTTAAGTCAGCCACTGGGCGGGGCCTGAATGGGGAACCTGGGTAAGAATAAAGTTGGATATATAAGAATAAAGAGTATACTTTTGCACACAAAGGTCAAATGCAAATCACAGCTTTCAGTCGACAGACCCTCATCTGAGCAATGTGCATACAGTAGCAGGCCTACCACAAAGACAAACTGTTGATGTGGCAAGCTAAATGATCACTGACATGGCATAATAAATCTGAGATTTGCGTTTGACCTCAAGTTATTtcattctttttgttgttgtacctgAGTGTAACTGGTGTTGGTTGGGTGTGGTGGGGATGATGTCTGTGAAGAACCACAAAGTTGGTGTTGCTACTAATGAACTTATTAGGAATCAGTCGCGTCATTTGGATAGTCTTGCACTCTCGTGACAATATTTTATTGTTGCCAATATACAGTAGCAGGCAGCTCTGAGTTAAGTGTAAACATAGTATTATAGCTAGATACAATGATTGGTGTTTTACTATCAAATGGGTACACAGTGTCTCCACTGTATTTGAACCAGTGTCTTCCTGGAGGTAACGATTGATGAACACGTGCTACTGGAAGTGTTAAAGACAGGTTATTGTTACCCTGAAGACCTACTCTATGCCCCTAGCTGTATCTTTGGTCGCAGCTTACGTTAGCACAATCCTCCGTTTATCTATTCCATTGTCAATGGTAAATGCTGTTTAGTTCAAAATGTTGTCTGTGGGGTCACCTATACCATAGAACGACATGCAATTAGAACCAATTTAGGACCGTTTGACTCATGTTCATCAACACATTTGCGCTCTTCCTAGTTGAGAGTTATTGAATATGAATATAACAGGTGAAGGCCAAGTGTTGTATTCACACAAGTCACTGAGTAAAATTGAGAGCACAGTTTATACTGGCATCTGGTGGAAAGATAAGAGAATTACATACTCAAAAGTTTACATTGTAACAACATTGTAGGCTATGCATAATACGTTTTCATATATCATTGCGAATATAATGAAGTGAATCATTAATTGATCATCTACGCCCAGTAGCCTACATGCAATGAACGTCGCCGTGTGTGCCAAGTGCGTAATTGTTGCGCCAAAACCAGGTGAGCGCAATTATCAAGAGCCTACATGATTAATCTTTGAATGGTCACTAGTTTGCTAACAACAGTGTGTCCACGAGGCGCTCTGGACAacggagttttttttttttgcggctTTGGTCACGTTGAACATGGCACAAGTTGCGTGGATGATTTGTCTATTTGTATGGATTTTTTCTGCCTTTCCATTCACACAAGTATCAGCAGAAGCTGATTTTAACGTTGACAGATGGGGTGGTCAAGAGCATCAAGACTACCAATTTGCGGAGCGGCACCTCCCTGGCAATGTACCAGTGCGTGAGGTGATCAGGCCTCAGATAGTGGAAGACGATGCCATCGGTGCCCCTCGGTCAGAACCACCATACTACTTCCTTCCCATGTTCCAGCACTCTGCGGTTCCCGTCGTCGATAGGGACTTGTTCAGACCAGTCGCCGGGAAAATACGTTTCCCCAGTATCTTGACCAACCTCTTGCTTCCGCTACAAAATAGTCCAGAGCGCAACCACTTCTCTCCCGTGCGTAATCCGCGTGGAGTGGAGGTGTGGTGCGGGTACAACAAGATATCCGTGCGCATCAACAGAGGTCAGCTCAGGTTTAGGTGTCTGGCCTCCATGCTCTTCCTGGGCACTTGCCCCGTCACCCGGGTCACCCCACTTTTCTTTTACTTCCATTATGACCTGAATA
This region of Salvelinus sp. IW2-2015 linkage group LG6.1, ASM291031v2, whole genome shotgun sequence genomic DNA includes:
- the dyrk1b gene encoding LOW QUALITY PROTEIN: dual specificity tyrosine-phosphorylation-regulated kinase 1B (The sequence of the model RefSeq protein was modified relative to this genomic sequence to represent the inferred CDS: inserted 1 base in 1 codon), producing the protein MVITSSVEEKSQPSNRMVANLPTESWINNPEQSRYLPTQSHLLRKPTKSGSSSGCKPPSSTLCQPAALGFSPAEPTMSSQHSHPSFSNIHSMAEQQQVLSDATILQRRIPPSFRDPASAPLRKLSVDLIKTYKHINEVYYTKKKRRAQQVPPEDSSTKNERKVYNDGYDDDNYDYIVKNGEKWLDRYEIDSLIGKGSFGQVVKAYDHHEQEWVAIKIIKNXKAFLNQAQIELRLLELMNKHDTEMKYYIVHLKRHFMFRNHLCLVFELLSYNLYDLLRNTNFRGVSLNLTRKFAQQLCTALLFLATPELSIIHCDLKPENILLCNPKRSAIKIVDFGSSCQLGQRIYQYIQSRFYRSPEVLLGMPYDLAIDMWSLGCILVEMHTGEPLFSGSNEVDQMNKIVEVLGVPPNHMLDQAPKARKYFDKLSDGLWTVKKNKDIKKVLYPSASEYKPPATRRLHEIXGVETGGPGGRRGGEQGHAPCDYLKFKDLILRMLDYDPKTRITPFYALQHNFFKKTTDEGTNTSSSTSTSPAMDHSHSTSTTSSVSSSGGSSGSSNDNRNYRYSNRYYNSAVTHSDYEMQSPQAPSQQQLRLWPGGEGGMGPLSNSGSSVGDPPYPQLLLHKPAATQHSRHFLGGXGVGGMMEPHHPHPIYGGHHGNGRGLRQTGQGNQPQGQASQGQPLMPISSPQMPDSIELSLTHHHHLGQSSIMPPPSSLDSSQYGSSNLHLGLSAFRTRTVMAPQPPPAGSQQQLAQPPASQDSLVAASGLGYIPPCYPGSNNNNNPPQGSVVGGGMLTGGPPPRGVGGGGGRPDSEESTMMGVCGSGGGGGQNAANS